One Solea solea chromosome 5, fSolSol10.1, whole genome shotgun sequence genomic window carries:
- the tmem276b gene encoding transmembrane protein 178B produces MAAMKILTSAGLFLALCALGLLTMAICTDYWYETDARRHRERCKNYANKRNDPGYIYISNHNLPLQMPPLKRLESTGNGPEAAPLIRGKRHFVAAASAMESHCSRQFNSTISGLWRKCHREGFDLETEDLIYKGIIQRCTPVKYHYSSSILPRNLPVNITKTIRQDEWHALHLRRMTAGFVGMAVSIILFGWIIGVLGCCQQHDLMQYVAGLLFLMGGTCCIISLCTCVAGINFELSRYPRYMYGLPEDISHGYGWSMFCAWGGLGLTLLAGFLCTLAPSLSTPTRTTSHKPRQENGTV; encoded by the exons ATGGCCGCTATGAAAATATTAACCAGCGCAGGGCTCTTCTTGGCGCTGTGCGCGCTCGGTTTGCTCACCATGGCGATTTGCACCGACTACTGGTACGAGACCGACGCCAGGCGACACCGGGAGAGGTGTAAAAACTATGCCAACAAGCGGAACGACCCGGGCTACATCTACATTTCCAACCACAACCTCCCCCTCCAGATGCCTCCTCTCAAGCGCCTGGAGAGCACAGGTAACGGCCCAGAGGCTGCTCCTCTCATCCGGGGGAAGCGGCACTTTGTGGCCGCGGCGTCTGCCATGGAGTCTCACTGCAGTCGGCAGTTTAACTCCACCATCTCCGGCCTGTGGAGGAAATGTCACCGGGAGGGATTCGACCTGGAGACCGAGGACCTTATTTACAAAG GAATAATTCAAAGGTGCACACCGGTCAAATATCACTACTCTTCATCCATCCTACCACGAAATTTACCCGTCAACATCACCAAGACCATACGACAGGATGAGTGGCATGCACTGC ATCTAAGAAGGATGACGGCCGGCTTCGTGGGCATGGCTGTCTCCATCATCCTCTTTGGGTGGATCATCGGAGTGCTGGGCTGCTGCCAGCAGCATGACCTCATGCAATATGTAGCTGGGCTACTCTTTCTCATGGGAG GAACATGCTGCATCATCTCCCTGTGCACGTGTGTAGCAGGAATCAACTTCGAGCTGTCCCGCTACCCCCGCTACATGTACGGCCTCCCCGAGGACATTAGCCATGGCTATGGCTGGTCCATGTTTTGTGCCTGGGGGGGCCTCGGGCTCACACTGCTGGCTGGCTTCCTGTGCACCCTGGCCCCGTCCCTGAGCACGCCCACCCGCACGACGTCCCACAAACCGAGGCAGGAGAACGGCACCGTGTGA